A genome region from Primulina eburnea isolate SZY01 chromosome 9, ASM2296580v1, whole genome shotgun sequence includes the following:
- the LOC140841968 gene encoding expansin-A13-like → MSVHRCRRLLLTLPLLLLLHTKLVDSHYFPSTPSSAQLSEWKSAHATYYASEDPQDTVGGACGFGDLDKNGYGKATAALSTVLFEKGQICGACFELRCVEDLRWCIPGTSIIVTATNFCAPNYGFDADGGGKCNPPNAHFVLPIEAFEKIAIWKASNMPVQYRRIGCRKEGGMRFTIGGAGIFLSVLIRNVAGGGDVAAVKIKGSRTGWLPMGRNWGQNWHVNADLKNQPLSFEITSGDGITITSYIVAPKNWEFGQSFEGKQFD, encoded by the coding sequence ATGTCAGTTCACCGCTGCCGCCGCCTCCTCCTCACACTCCCTTTATTATTACTACTGCACACTAAGCTAGTAGATTCCCACTACTTCCCCTCCACCCCCTCATCCGCTCAACTGTCCGAGTGGAAGTCCGCTCACGCCACCTACTACGCTTCCGAAGATCCCCAGGACACTGTCGGAGGAGCATGTGGATTTGGAGATTTGGACAAAAACGGCTACGGCAAAGCCACCGCTGCCCTCAGCACTGTCCTCTTCGAAAAGGGTCAGATCTGCGGCGCTTGCTTCGAGCTCCGCTGCGTGGAGGACCTCCGCTGGTGCATACCCGGCACGTCCATAATCGTCACGGCCACCAATTTCTGTGCCCCCAACTACGGCTTCGACGCCGACGGCGGCGGCAAATGCAACCCCCCGAATGCCCATTTTGTCCTCCCCATCGAGGCCTTCGAGAAGATCGCAATATGGAAGGCTTCGAACATGCCCGTTCAGTACCGCAGAATCGGATGCAGGAAGGAAGGAGGGATGAGATTCACGATAGGCGGCGCCGGAATATTCTTGTCGGTGCTGATAAGAAACGTCGCCGGCGGAGGCGACGTGGCAGCGGTGAAAATAAAGGGCTCGAGAACTGGGTGGCTTCCGATGGGGAGAAATTGGGGGCAGAATTGGCATGTAAATGCGGATTTGAAGAATCAGCCTCTTTCTTTCGAGATTACAAGCGGCGATGGAATCACAATCACATCTTACATTGTAGCTCCCAAGAATTGGGAATTTGGGCAATCTTTTGAAGGCAAGCAGTTCGATTAA
- the LOC140841970 gene encoding serine hydroxymethyltransferase 6-like — protein sequence MDSTLLPTTTKGLSLGFSSHGSKVVESARGSKIADDSISFQIESRVKDPLHPVPSVPLQLMDQETANHHHDLDHHHDLDINSNEIKGRRTDEGEKDAEEFRILGHSLCLKRRRDCDSGSSVPSSFTKVFMVSSPDMESRRKMVKAWGNQRLQDADPDVFGIMEKEKQRQYRGIELIASENFVCKAVMEALGSHLTNKYSEGMPGARYYGGNQYIDEIETLCRERALYAFGLDSENWGVNVQPYSCTSANFAVFTGLLFPGDRIMGLDTPSGGNTSHGYYLPNGRRVSGASIFFESLPYKVNPQTGYIDYEKLEEKALDFRPKILICGGSSYPREWDYARFKQIAEKCGAVLLCDMAQISGLIASKECASPFEYCDIVTSTTHKSLRGPRGGIIFYRKGPKQRKRGMLLNQGDGSDRYDFEEKINFAVFPALQGGPHNNHIAALAIALKQVATPEYKMYMLQVKKNAQALAAALSKRNCRLVTGGTDNHLLLWDLRNFGLTGKIFENVCELCHITLNKVTIFDDNGNITPGGVRIGTPAMTSRGCLEADFETMAEYLITAAQIASSVHREHGKLPKHFLKGLGNNKEIIELRARVENFASQFAMPGFDE from the exons ATGGATTCAACCTTGCTGCCAACCACGACCAAGGGGCTTTCTCTAGGGTTTTCATCTCATGGGTCGAAGGTGGTTGAAAGTGCTCGGGGTTCGAAAATCGCCGACGACTCGATTTCGTTCCAGATCGAATCGAGAGTTAAAGACCCTTTACATCCCGTGCCCTCGGTTCCACTCCAACTGATGGACCAGGAGACGGCGAACCATCATCATGATTTGGACCATCATCATGATTTGGATATTAATTCCAATGAAATTAAAGGTAGACGGACTGATGAAGGAGAAAAGGACGCAGAGGAGTTTCGGATTTTGGGCCATTCTCTGTGTTTGAAGCGAAGACGCGACTGCGATTCGGGGTCTTCGGTTCCATCTTCCTTCACAAAGGTATTTATGGTTTCTTCTCCAGATATGGAATCGCGTAGGAAGATGGTCAAAGCGTGGGGAAATCAGAGATTGCAAGATGCAGACCCTGATGTTTTTGGAATCATGGAAAAGGAGAAGCAAAGGCAGTATAGAGGGATCGAATTGATTGCTTCGGAGAATTTTGTGTGTAAAGCAGTAATGGAGGCATTAGGAAGCCATTTAACTAATAAATATTCAGAGGGGATGCCAGGGGCTCGATACTATGGTGGAAATCAGTACATTGATGAGATTGAAACACTTTGTCGCGAGCGTGCTTTGTATGCTTTTGGGCTTGATTCTGAAAATTGGGGTGTGAATGTACAGCCTTATTCGTGTACATCAGCAAATTTTGCAGTTTTTACGGGTCTTTTGTTCCCTGGTGATAGGATAATGGGGTTGGACACTCCATCCGGAGGTAACACAAGCCATGGATATTATTTACCAAATGGGAGAAGGGTCTCAGGGGCGTCTATATTTTTTGAGAGCTTGCCATACAAGGTTAATCCCCAAACAGGGTATATAGATTACGAAAAGCTTGAGGAGAAGGCACTTGATTTCCGCCCAAAGATATTGATTTGTGGTGGGAGTTCATATCCTCGTGAGTGGGATTATGCAAGGTTTAAACAAATTGCAGAAAAATGTGGTGCAGTTTTGTTGTGTGATATGGCTCAGATTAGCGGTCTTATTGCTTCTAAG GAATGTGCAAGTCCTTTTGAATATTGTGATATTGTCACCTCAACTACCCATAAAAGTCTCCGTGGCCCTAGGGGAGGGATTATTTTTTATAGGAAGGGGCCAAAGCAGAGGAAGAGAGGGATGCTTTTAAATCAAGGTGATGGTAGTGATAGATATGATTTTGAAGAAAAGATAAACTTTGCTGTTTTCCCAGCACTGCAAGGTGGACCACACAATAATCACATTGCTGCACTTGCAATAGCATTGAAACAAGTGGCTACGCCTGAATACAAGATGTATATGCTACAAGTCAAGAAAAATGCTCAGGCTTTGGCCGCAGCTTTATCGAAGAGAAACTGTAGGCTTGTCACTGGAGGCACAGATAATCATTTGTTGCTTTGGGATCTGAGaaattttggattgacag GGAAAATTTTTGAGAATGTGTGTGAGTTGTGTCACATTACACTCAACAAAGTAACCATTTTTGATGATAATGGCAACATTACCCCTGGAGGTGTAAGAATCG GTACTCCTGCAATGACATCAAGAGGCTGTCTCGAGGCTGATTTTGAGACAATGGCTGAATATCTCATAACTGCTGCACAGATTGCTAGTTCAGTGCATAGGGAACACGGGAAACTACCGAAACATTTTCTGAAGGGTCTTGGGAACAACAAAGAGATAATCGAGCTTCGAGCAAGAGTCGAAAATTTTGCCTCCCAGTTTGCAATGCCAGGCTTTGATGAATAA